The bacterium genomic interval GAGGTGGCGGGGAACCCGTTCCTCGAACGTTTCTACGAGAATCCGCGCAAGTTCGCCTTCCAGACCCAGCTCTTCTTCCTCCTGTCGCGCTACCGGCAGCAAAGGGAGCTGGCCCAGGGGGACCTCTTCGAGGGTGGCCTGGTGTGCGACTATATCCTCGCCAAGGACAAGATCTTCGCCCTGATCAACCTCGAGGACGACGAGGTCTCCCTCTACGAGTCGATCTACAAGCTGCTCGTGTCCACGCTTCCCAAGCCGGACCTGGTCATCTACCTGCAGGCGCGCCCCGAGGTGCTGCTCTCCCGGGTCCGCAAGCGGGGGATCGCCTATGAACGCAACATCTCCCTTGACTACCTGCGCACTCTGAGCGATGCTTATAACGAATACTTTTTCCACTATAACGAGACCCCGCTCCTGGTGGTCAACACGAGCGAGATCGACTTTGTGGAAAGCCCCCGCGACCTTGAACATCTCGTGAGAGAGGTCAAGAGTGTGAAACGCGGGACGCAGCACTACATACCGCTGGGATCCGGCTAGCCCGGACCGAGACGGGATCGTAGAAGGGAGCGGCGGCGGTGCGGGAGGGTTCCGCCCCGGCGTCGCCCGATGCGTGTCTCCACGCGGCCTTCCGGATCCGGTCCGGGAGGCCGCATTCTTTTGGAGGAAAGGGGCGGGCGCGATGGCGATGCGCAAGACCACCATCCTCGACCTTGGCCGGATGAAGGCCGATGGCCAGAAAATCGTGATGATCACGGCGTACGACGCCCTGTTCGCCCGCATCTTCGACGACGCCGGCGTCGACGTGATCCTCGTCGGCGACTCGCTGGGGATGGTGGTGCTCGGCCACGCCGACACATTGAACGTGACGATGGAGGACATGGTGCGGCACACGGAGGCGGCGGCGCGGGGACGGAAGCGCGCGTTTCTCGCGGCGGACATGCCGTTCCTGTCGTACCAGGCCGGCCTGTCCGACGCGATCCGCAACGCCGGCCGCCTGCTCCAGGCGGGGGCGGAGGCGGTGAAGCTCGAGGGGGGGCGCAACGCCGCGGACACGATCCGGGCGATCGCGTCGGCGGACATCCCCGTGATGGGACACATCGGGCTCACCCCGCAGTCGATCCACCGGATGGGCGGCTACCGGGTGCAGGGGAAGACCGACCCGCAGCGGGAACGGCTGCTGGACGACGCCGCGGCGGTGCAGGAGGCGGGGGCGTTCTCGGTGGTGCTCGAGGGGATTCCCGCCGCGCTGGCCGGCGAGATCACGCGGTCTCTTTCGATCCCGACGATCGGGATCGGCGCCGGGGTCGGCTGCGACGGGCAGGTGCTCGTGATGCACGACCTGCTGGGGCTGTTCGACGAGTTCCGGCCGAAGTTCGTGAAGCGCTTCGGCGAGCTTCGCAGGCCGGTCCAGGACGCGGTCGGGGCGTACGCCGCCGCGGTGCGCGACGGGTCGTTCCCGGGGAAGGAGCACTCCTTCTGATGGAGCTGTTGCGGAGTCCGGCGGAGATGCGGGCGTGGGCCGACGCGCGGCGGTCGGAAGGGGCACGGATCGGCCTGGTCCCCACGATGGGGTTCCTGCACGACGGTCACGTGAGCCTCGTGCGGGTCGCGAGGGAGGCCGGAAGCGAAGCGGTGGCGGCGTCGATCTTCGTCAACCCGGCGCAGTTCGGGCCCGGCGAGGATTTCGAAACGTACCCCCGGGACGAGGCGCGGGACCTGGCGATGCTCGCCGCGGCGGGAGTCGACGCGGTGTACCTTCCCGGCGTGGGGGACATGTACCCCGATGGGCACCAGACGTTCGTCGAGGTGACCGGCGTATCGCGGGGGCTGTGCGGGGCGGCGCGCCCCGGGCACTTCCGGGGCGTCGCCACGGTGGTGGCGAAGCTGTTCCTCGCGGCGAAGCCCCACGCGGCGGTGTTCGGGGAGAAGGATTACCAGCAGCTGGCGGTGATCCGCGCGATGAACCGGGACCTCGACTTCGGCATCGAGATCGTCGGGGCGCCGATCGTCCGGGAAGAGGACGGGCTGGCAAAGAGCTCTCGCAACGTCTACCTGAAGGGGAACGACCGGATCGCGGCCCGGTGCCTGTCGCGGGGGCTTTTCCGGGCGGGGGAACTGTTCGGGAAGGGGGAGCGGGACGCGGGGACCCTGGTCGCGGCGGCAAGGGAGGCGATCGAGGCGGAGCCGAGGGCGTTCCCGGAATACGCGGAAGGGCGGGACCCGGTCACGCTCACGCCGCTCTCGGGCCGGGTCGACGCCGTCACGATCCTGGTGGCGGCGAAGGTCGGCCCCGCGCGGTTGATCGACAACATCACGTTGGGGAAATAATCCCGGGGAGGGACGCATCATGATGAAGTCCATGCTGAAGTGCAAGATCCATCGGGCGACGGTGACCGATGCCGTGCTGCACTACGAGGGGAGCGTGACGATCGACAAGACGCTGATGGACGCGGCGGGGCTCGTCGAGTACGAGCAGGTGCACATCTGGAACGTCGACAACGGGAACCGCTTCACCACCTACGCCATCGACGGCGAACCGGACTCCGGGGTGATCTGCCTGAACGGCGCCGCCGCCCGCCAGGTCAGCAAGGGCGACCTGGTGATCATCGCCGCCTTCTCCTCGTACGACGAAAAGGAGATCGCGAAGTACCAGCCGACCCTGGTCTACGTGGACGGGAAGAACCGGATCACGGACGTGAAGCGGAAGATCGAGTCCGGGAGCCAGCGCCCGCGCGTCGCCGCCGCAGGCTGACCCTCCAGCCATGAAGTCGGCGCCGGACCGGTCGCAGGGGGTCGTGTACGTCGCATCGCGGTTGGTCGTGGAGGCCGGGGCGATGTTTTCCCCGGGCGCCGTGGCCGTGGCGGACGGCGCCGTTCTTCTGGCGGGGCCGAAGGCGGACGTTCTCCGGGCCGCTCCGTCGGGCCTCCTCCGGATGGACTTCCCCGGCGCCGCGATCGTCCCGGGACTGGTGAACGCGCACGTCCACCTGCAGATCCCGCGGTTCACCGACGACTCGGGGGCGCCGCTGCCGATCCCCGCCTCGTTCGTCGACTGGATCCTCCGAGTGATCGTCTGGAGACTGGGGGCGGCCCCGGCCTCCTATTCCGGAAATTTCCTGTCGGCGGCCGGCGAGGCGCTCTCCTTCGGCACCACGGCGGTGGGGGAGATCGCCGGGCCGGACCTTTCCGCGTACGACGGCTGCCCCCTTCGGGCGCGGGTCTTCGCGGAGGGGATCGGCTTCGCTCCGCACGTCGCCGACGAGGTTCTCGGGATCGTCGAAGCGGCGATCGACCGGCTCGAAACGACCGCCGTGTCGAACCCGCTCATCCTTCCCGGTGTGTCCCCCCACACGCTGTACACGGTCGGGGAAAGCCTCCTTCGCTCCCTCGCGGGTCTCGCCGCCGCGAGGCGGGTTCCCGCCTGCCTCCACCTGGCCGAGTCGGCGCCGGAGATCGCGTTCCTTTCCAATGGGGGAGGGGAGATCGCGACGCGCCTGTACCCCGCGGTGGGGAAGGACGTCTCCTCCTTCCGCGGCCTCGGGAGGACGATCCCCGCGTACCTCGCCGAGACCGGTCTTTTGCGGGAAGGGACGCTGCTGGTGCATAATGTCCACCTCGCGGCTCCGGAGATCGACGCCCTGCGCGCGGGCGGCGTCCGCTTCGTCCTGTGCCCGAGGAGCAACGAGGCGCACGGGAACGGCGCACCGGACGTCACCCGTTTCGTGGACGCGAAGATCCCGTTCGCCCTCGGGACCGACAGCCTCGGGTCGGTGCCGGATCTCTCCCCCTGGTCGGAGATGCGGGCAGCGCGGGCCCTCTACAAGGGACGGAAGAAGGACGCCGCCCTGTGCCGGGAGCTCTTCCGTGCCGTGACGGAGAACGGAGCCGCCGCCCTCGGTCTCCCCGGCGGGATCCTCGCCCCGGGCGGGCCGGCCGATTTCACGATCGTGGACGACCCCGGCGGGGACGCCACCCGGTTCTTCGGGGGATTGCTGGAGAAGACCGGCCGCGCAAACGTCCGGTTGACCGTCGTCGCCGGGCGGCCGGCGCACGGCGCGGGCGCGTGAAGAAAGGATCCCCGAAGGAATGACCGGCAAGACCGAAAAGCCCGACAATCCCGCCGTGAAGGTGGTCTCGACGAACCGCCGCGCCCGGCACGAGTACGAGATCCTCGAAACCTTCGAGTGCGGCCTGGCGCTCCAGGGACACGAGGTGAAGTCGATCCGCGAGGGGCGCGTCAACATCGCGGACGGCTTCGCCGCCTTCCGCGGGAGCGAGGCGTTCGTCGAGAACATGCACATAACCCCGTACTCCCACGGGGACGTGCGGGTCATCGATCCGTTGCGGGTCCGCAAGCTCCTCCTCAAGCGGAAGGAGATCGACTACCTCTTCGGCAAGGTCAAGGAGCGGGGATTGTCCGTCATCCCGCTGAAGCTCTATTTCAAGGGACCGCGGGTCAAGCTCGAGGTGGGACTCGGCCGCGGGAAGAAGCTCTACGACAAGCGGCACGACATCGCCGATCGCGACGCCCGGCGCGACATCGAGCGCGCCACCCGGACCCGGGGGAAGCGTTCCGCAGGCAGGGAATAACCGTGCTGGTGCCCCCCGGGATCCCGTGCTGCACCCCCGGAACCTTTTTACCGGCGCGGTAGTCTAACAAGCAGGGCAGCGATGCCCTTAGTTCCCTCCTCCGGTTGTTTGGCGGGCCTTTGGGGTGGCGTACCTCAAGGGTCCGCCAAACTGCTATAATGGGGGTTGAAAGGGGGCGAAACGGTTTCGACGGGGATGTCGATTCTCGTGGGTTGCGTGCCGAGGCCCTGCACCTCGTAAAAAGCGGGAAAACAATAGTCGCCAACGACTATCCGTTAGCTCAGGCGGCTTAAGCCGCCTGCCTCCGACCGTCGACTGCCCGTATAGGCGCGAAGGAGGTCACTCTCACGGGATAGCCTGAAGCCTCCTCCCGGGGGGCCGAAGGGCGAGCCTTCTCCCGGGATGGTCCGAAGGGAACCCTGCCGGCCGGGGTCCCCGGGGACGAGACCCAAACGACCGGAAACGCACGTAGTGGCCCTGAGGAAAGAATCTTCGGACGGGGGTTCGACTCCCCCCGCCTCCACCATGCAAAGAATTCGAACCGCGACAGGATGTGCCTTGGGGAGCTCCGAGGGGCGGTTACCGTAGCGCCCGTAACACTGCCTCCGGCTCCCGCTCGATCACGCGAATCAGGACCCTCGCAGGGCCTTCAGGGTGCCGGATTCCTTGTTCCCAGTTGCGAATCGTCTTCGGGCTGAAGCCGAAGATCGCCGCGAACCTGCTCTGGGAAAGGCCAAGACGTCTGCGCAACGCCGCGATGTCCACATCCTCCAAATCGACCTTCCGAACCACGCCGCGGGTGCGGTCGCCCTCAGCGAACGCGATGGAGTCCTTCAACCCGTCCATGATCTTCTCGAACGCTCTCTTTTT includes:
- a CDS encoding aspartate 1-decarboxylase, giving the protein MMKSMLKCKIHRATVTDAVLHYEGSVTIDKTLMDAAGLVEYEQVHIWNVDNGNRFTTYAIDGEPDSGVICLNGAAARQVSKGDLVIIAAFSSYDEKEIAKYQPTLVYVDGKNRITDVKRKIESGSQRPRVAAAG
- a CDS encoding deoxynucleoside kinase, whose product is MTEPKTPRYIAIEGPIGVGKSSLAKILAQKYGSRLVKEEVAGNPFLERFYENPRKFAFQTQLFFLLSRYRQQRELAQGDLFEGGLVCDYILAKDKIFALINLEDDEVSLYESIYKLLVSTLPKPDLVIYLQARPEVLLSRVRKRGIAYERNISLDYLRTLSDAYNEYFFHYNETPLLVVNTSEIDFVESPRDLEHLVREVKSVKRGTQHYIPLGSG
- the panB gene encoding 3-methyl-2-oxobutanoate hydroxymethyltransferase gives rise to the protein MRKTTILDLGRMKADGQKIVMITAYDALFARIFDDAGVDVILVGDSLGMVVLGHADTLNVTMEDMVRHTEAAARGRKRAFLAADMPFLSYQAGLSDAIRNAGRLLQAGAEAVKLEGGRNAADTIRAIASADIPVMGHIGLTPQSIHRMGGYRVQGKTDPQRERLLDDAAAVQEAGAFSVVLEGIPAALAGEITRSLSIPTIGIGAGVGCDGQVLVMHDLLGLFDEFRPKFVKRFGELRRPVQDAVGAYAAAVRDGSFPGKEHSF
- a CDS encoding amidohydrolase family protein, encoding MKSAPDRSQGVVYVASRLVVEAGAMFSPGAVAVADGAVLLAGPKADVLRAAPSGLLRMDFPGAAIVPGLVNAHVHLQIPRFTDDSGAPLPIPASFVDWILRVIVWRLGAAPASYSGNFLSAAGEALSFGTTAVGEIAGPDLSAYDGCPLRARVFAEGIGFAPHVADEVLGIVEAAIDRLETTAVSNPLILPGVSPHTLYTVGESLLRSLAGLAAARRVPACLHLAESAPEIAFLSNGGGEIATRLYPAVGKDVSSFRGLGRTIPAYLAETGLLREGTLLVHNVHLAAPEIDALRAGGVRFVLCPRSNEAHGNGAPDVTRFVDAKIPFALGTDSLGSVPDLSPWSEMRAARALYKGRKKDAALCRELFRAVTENGAAALGLPGGILAPGGPADFTIVDDPGGDATRFFGGLLEKTGRANVRLTVVAGRPAHGAGA
- a CDS encoding helix-turn-helix domain-containing protein, giving the protein MKKKRAFEKIMDGLKDSIAFAEGDRTRGVVRKVDLEDVDIAALRRRLGLSQSRFAAIFGFSPKTIRNWEQGIRHPEGPARVLIRVIEREPEAVLRALR
- the panC gene encoding pantoate--beta-alanine ligase, coding for MELLRSPAEMRAWADARRSEGARIGLVPTMGFLHDGHVSLVRVAREAGSEAVAASIFVNPAQFGPGEDFETYPRDEARDLAMLAAAGVDAVYLPGVGDMYPDGHQTFVEVTGVSRGLCGAARPGHFRGVATVVAKLFLAAKPHAAVFGEKDYQQLAVIRAMNRDLDFGIEIVGAPIVREEDGLAKSSRNVYLKGNDRIAARCLSRGLFRAGELFGKGERDAGTLVAAAREAIEAEPRAFPEYAEGRDPVTLTPLSGRVDAVTILVAAKVGPARLIDNITLGK
- the smpB gene encoding SsrA-binding protein SmpB — its product is MTGKTEKPDNPAVKVVSTNRRARHEYEILETFECGLALQGHEVKSIREGRVNIADGFAAFRGSEAFVENMHITPYSHGDVRVIDPLRVRKLLLKRKEIDYLFGKVKERGLSVIPLKLYFKGPRVKLEVGLGRGKKLYDKRHDIADRDARRDIERATRTRGKRSAGRE